CCGAAGACGTCGGTAtccgttcgagagtctaacgatCGCTCGAGGAAGACTTGGGTGACATGAtcgaagcacaagtttgatcttGTTGTCGGGAATACATGATCGAGAGCTTTGATTGAGACGGAGAGCggtaagtcgatcaagcatgtgcgaaccgacaatAACATGGAATCTTGCTCAAAGctagtaaataaattctgcatgataaagggcatagtAAAACACCGCACTATTGCCGGTAGACCACAACagtttgcagaattgatgagcagaacattactagggATGGTccataaaatgatctctagtgctggcaTGGCTAGGAgaattctagcggatgcgcttggTATGACGAACTACCCGAAgaatagatctccatcgattgcgATCGAATATCGGACtctcgaagaagtgtggtcgggtaacgttGTTGATgattctatttttagaatgtttggttgcccgtgttattatcgagtaagtgatgggaagctcgatgtgagggcaaggtgcatattccatggctatgcgcgaggtgagtggggttatcggttgtggtagccgaatataaattcacctattcgtagcagaaaagttacctttgacgagtttCCAGTACTTCGggctaggagtgtttgtggcagtATAAATACAAATCTGAACGGTGTTCGgtttgaggtggagttgcaaccggaaactcccgaggtagtggatactagcgtggtaatcgacacagatggtgcttgtagtgaggtggagcctatagagccaacggttgATGTAAGCGCTAATATTGACAAGGTACGTATTCGATCTTCCGacggatatggatgcaacggtggttttaCTTTATCCGTGGTTAAGGAGCTTGTATCAAAAAGTCTTTATGGAGCAGTTAAAGGTGCATATTcagttggtattctgatgaggtccatggttatggcgaagttcaagcgcgactTAGACTTGGTTGATATCTGTGGCAGTTGAGCCCATTAGGgctgtgggagagtagtagcgatGGAGTTCGGATACTAGCGAAGCGATTGGACTTGACTCAAatgtcgagccaaggtggagattgttaaaatatatctcgagtttgagccccgTGGACAAAATCCGTGAAATTTTCTGAGATATGTGTACGCCGTGGAAAGCACAAATTCCTATTTGGTGTTAATCCAAGTCATAGAAAGAAGTTGTCTCCATGTTGGTATCAAGATAAGGATGCAAGTCCTATTGGATATTCATTGGTATTTATATACTGGATATACTTTGTTGTTTGAAGTTAGCGAAGGAAACTAAAAGATATTAGTTTTCAAATCAGATTCGGCTTCATAGTGGACTTGGCTACATATATCTGTATGGGTTAATGATTTGTCTTAATGCAAAGAAAGATACGCATAATTATATTTGAACTCCTACAATCTTTGGACTAATGCTGAAAAGTCCAACATGGACTTGAATTGGAGGAGTATTCGGTTCTTTGGCGGTGACAAAATAATTCAAGGAATTGTTTTATTGTGGGTCTTGCTTTACGTATATAAAGCAAGTAATGCCGTGGCCGTAATTATATAGCTTGAAGCGCCGTCTCATCGTTGAGTGCTTGAGAGGGTTTACATTCGTTGGTTTTGTTCGccaaattacatcaagaattcaagtgtcgaagccgattaaatcttgaggttagatttgtgtaattcctttgtgagattgagagattatttcactaGGAATTatgggctaaacactgtgtgcgttttttgaatgtaattggggcttgggaaacactgtgagtgtttgagttactcgctttgatctgtaatctccgtgtatcgctcgttctatagtgaaattcattgctgctctccccgtggacgtaggtctctacgaccgaatcacatacatctggtgtccgatttattttcttgttctatctatttattgttcgatcgcttgcgCGTCTCTTAATATATTATTGCAAATGGCTTGtcgaaaagaagaggagatacAAGATCCCGACATGTTAGCCATCGGGAAAGAGATTGCTAGAAAGTGCTCTGGAGTTCCACCGGTTGTTCGGACCGTTGGGAGTCTACTATTCTTCAAGAAAACTAAATTGGAATGGTTacatttcaaagaaaaagagcTCCCTGAAGTGTCTCAAAGGGAAGACCGCATAATGTCTATTCTTAGGCTAAGTTATTATCACCTGCCTTCacatttgaaacaatgtttCGCGTTGTGTTCATTATTTCCCAAAGATTATGAGATAAAGAAGCAAACTTTGGTTAATCTTTGGGTTGCAGAAGGATTTATAGAGCCATCAAATAGAAGTCAGCATTTAGACGATATTGCTCATGGTTATTTTATGGATCTACTTTGGAGTAACTTCTTCCAAGATTTTCAAAGAGATCCATTCACGGAAGTGGAGACTTGCAAGATGCATGATTTGATGCATGATCTAGCCTGCTTAGTTGCAGGGACCGAGTGTTGGGTGGCATGGGATGACACAAAATCTGTGCTGAAAAGAACTCGTCGTATATCTCACGGTTTAACTTTCAATGTAATAGGTGAACTTCCAATCTCACGCTTCAGAGCAAGCACACTGAGAACATTTTTTTCTGTTGTGCCAAAACCTATGTATGGGGAAATGGAACAAAGAGAACCAACAAGTGAAGCAGATTTACGCCTAATCATTCAAAGTTGCAAGAGCTTGCGCATCTTGGATGTGTATGCCACAAATGTCAAGAAGGTGCCAAGGTCCATTTGTAAGTTGAAGCATCTCACCTATCTCGATTGCTCTCACAATAGTGCACTCAAACGGCTTCCTGACTCCATTACTAGATTGCAGAATTTGCAAACACTTAATCTTTACGGTTGTTCTGCCCTTGAAGAATTGCCAAGGGGTATAAGGGAGTTAGTCAGCTTTCGAAATTTATACATAGATGATTGTCAGAAACTTAGTTATATGCCATGTGAACTGGGGCAGTTGAGTTCTCTACATAGGCTAACGCATTTCATTTTGCCCAAAGATAAAACTCTTGCGAAGAATTATTGCGGACTTGGGGAACTAAATGGGCTTAATAACATCCGGGGAAGCCTTagcattgaaaatttgaaacacgtatCAGATGTAGTAGCAGAATCCAAGGCTGCAAACTTGATAGGAAAGTCTTCTCTGGAATCTTTGGAACTCCACTGGGGCTATCTCGAATCTGATGATGCAGTTACTAGGGATAGGGATGAAGCTCTACTAGATGGACTAAGGCCGCACTCAAACCTGCAGAAGTTGAAGATCGACGGATATGAAGGTGAGAGCTTTCCAAGGTGGATGATGAACAGCCTTGTCATTTCCTTGCCAAATTTAGTTGAGGTAAGCTTCTACTGTTGCGGAAGATGTGAACATCTGCCTCACCTTGGCCAACTACCTCACCTCAAGTCTTTATGGATATGGGGGCTGCCTGAATTGGAATATATTTAGTCAGACCATTCATCCACTTTAACATTTCCTAGTCTATTAAGCTTACATATTGGTTACTGGGAAAACTTGAAAGCCATGCCACTAGTTCCACACCTTGAGGAGTTGATGCTGAGCAAGGTCAATCCAGAGTTGATAAGTCAGATCTTCGGCTTTACTAAGCTGAAGAAACTCTTTATCTTGAGTTTCTAGAGTGTTTGCCTGAGAAGTGTTTCCAAAGCCTCACTTCGCTCGAACATCTTAGCATCAATGAACGTCCTCGGTTAAGTTCCCTCTCACGCGGGATGCGACATTTATCGAACCTGAAGCAACTTTATATTTGGGCATGTGAGGAGCTTGATTTATCCAAAGACGAAAGCGGCAACATCTTGGATTTGCAAGTGTTAAAGaaccacaaccaactgctctaaaagcttaagcttgtagaagaaggcatggtttaatatttatatattccaacactccccttCACGCTTAGCCCTAGgcaaagaccggactaagcgtggaaatattcaaatggggaggcaaatagaacactccccctcacgcttagcccTAAGgcaaagaccagactaagcgtggaaatattcaaatggggaggcaaataggggcctggaaagatttgaactcaagaccaCCCGCTACGATACCATGTTAAAGaaccacaaccaactgctctaaaagcttaagcttgtagaagaaggcatggtttaatatttatatattccaacagcAAGGACTCAAGAGTCTTTGGTCCGTGGACATCCGTTGCGTTCCCAAACTAGCATCTCTCCCGCAGTGGCTTCTACAGCTCAGCGATCTCCATCTTCTTTCCATTAGAAACTGCTTAAATCTGAAGGCATTACCAGAGCAGATCGAGGCCCTTCAATCACTTCAATGGCTTGAAATCATCCGGTGCCCCTCGTTGACATCATTACCTAAAGGAATGCGGGGGCTTGCATCCCTCAATCACCTAAGAATCGCAGGTTGCATGGATTTGGAGGAGAGGTGCAAAGAAGACGCAGGCGAGGACTGGTACAAGATTGCTCATATCCCGCACGTATCTCACCAGCTCCGATCTTATGACTAGGAATTCTTCACTTTTCTTCTGCAGGTATGTGGACATTTTTTCCCAGATTCTACATGTATAATTCTGTTCGAACTGTGCTTCGGTAATCGATTTTATTGGGGACTATGGACAGATCGCTGACCGGTTGCCGGTTGGGACACATTGACGTCCACGTAGGTCCTTCAAGATCAAATATTTCTTCAACTCTGTGTTCACGTAGGAATCAAATCCTTGTTCGCACAAGGAAGCTGAAGAATCATCCGGCCGCGGGTTGAAAGAAAAGGATTGCTTTGTTTGGTCATTTGGCCCGCTTTGGACTTGGTACGGCTGGATGAATGCATTTGTTTTCACGTTGCGTTGGTTATGTTTTCCAGTTCCTGAAACCTGTGAATGAATTTGGGAGCCAGGCTTTGATCCACCATTATGATATGCTCCATAATGGGCTGTGTGTATTTCAAAATGAATCCATGTTATATAAAATCATTAGTTTCttataacccaaaaaaaaataagtaaatacaTTTGCAGAAGGTGCATTTCTAAGGATATATTTGGTAACAATTCTGTTTCCAGAAataattcttgaggaaaaatgatattttctaattctgttgAAGAgaacaatgaatttttttcttttgatttcttgtttctattccaaatatgttcttTAGCTACTAATCTGttcttgaaaatagaaaaatcaactgaTGGTATCAAacaagtttttattttcatttttttttctattctcggaAACAAAACAatgggaataaaaaaaaaatattgtcgtGTGATTGGAGGCCATTGCTTTACCATTAATCCatcaaaatcataaaaatcctGTTTAGTTCACATCATACGATTATATCAAAATATATTGTTAGTAGATATGTACCTTTTTTTAGCTCGGCTACGTGGAGGTCCATGAATACCCTAAAAACTCAGGTCTTTGGCGTGAAGGTGGTCTCGACAAAGAGCGGTTGCATGTAGTTGGTGCGATTTGAAAAAGTGATAGCTTCTGAGCTAAAAATCCCCCGGTACCCCAAACAATCGGGCCAGTTTTGCACTTTTATCACGTGATTTTAACCAACGGTCTTAGGCTAATAGATGTGTCTTGCCAAAGTCCGAGCGGTAAAGAGAGTTCATCTAGCTTGAAATCAAACCAACAAAAGCATTAGACAAAGGAAATGAAAGTATGGTCATCTTGCACAAGTATACTTTGGTATCTCCACTATTCTTGATTGTTTATCTCCTATCCTTTGATTTGTTGTACAATGGTACTTCATGCTTCTTTACTCTTTGTTCGATATTATGAATCTTTTTATCTCTATCGTTTATAACCGGATCTTCACTTATACTGATTTTTTCAATAGGGCTCGCACCTGTCTAATGTTCATTTGTTATCGctcttaatttaaatttttaggtgTTTGTTTTAACCTCTCGATCCGTATAGAATGATACTCAACCTGATAATTATTCAAGCATTTAATGGCCTTTTGTACCTCTGCGCAACGCAACGACTCGTCGTTTCAAGTGTTCTTGGATCAAGCTTCCAACAGTGGTCGTCCGCTCCATGATTCATCCACCGGTTCGTCCCTCATTCCCAACCGTTTTCAAGTTCTTTCGCCTTCTCTCCCAATCCGGCGGAGCTAATCGCAGCGTGGAAGAAGACTCCGAAGACATGCCCACCACTGGTTGCAGCATCCGAGCTCTCTGGATCCTCAACAGCCACGACGCTGtcgtcttctccaggtccgcgCTCTCGTCGGGTTTATGTGTTTGCATCCGAACTGTCGGTGGGGTTACCAGTCATTTTTCGATTGGATAATGCTGGTTATAGCGAGACTGGTCTACGAATTTGGTTTTCAAAGTGGTTCATGGGGCAGAGACCTGTTGGCCGCTTGCTACGACCCAATTCTTGGATTTTTTGCAAAAGCCCGAGTAGTGTTGACCTTAGTGCTTTCTTGAATGGATTGAGTCAGGGAACCACAGCAGTGACAAAACCATCTCCCCGCAACGCGTCGAGCTATAGAGCGCCAGGCCTAGTGCTGTGGATTGTTTACTGATGGGGGTtttatgtttcttcttttgactGGATGTGATGACAGGAGGTTTCCGGTGGTGGAGAAACGGTGGCGGGCGGCTTGCAAAAGTGAGAACGAGCACAACGGCGGTAGTTTCGATGGTGGGGCATTGCCATATTTGCCGTCTGATTCAGAGTTGGCTTCTTCATTTgcagagagaaagaagaggttTGTCAATATGTCAATACAATGAGTTGAGAGCTTCTTGGTATTTTACTCGATGAGTTTGCTTCGATGTGTGCTTATATTCTACACAATTATATTATTTTCCTACGTCGAAACTGCATTCGCATGTTGTTCGCTGATAATAGCCTCTAGGAACAGTCATTTGCTCATTATATCTCTGTCTTGTCTTCCAAAATTGACGCTTGGCCTTTGTTCCCTTAAGTTGATATAACATTGGCTCATAATTTGCATAGTAAGGAACGTGAATGTTTAGTGGATGCTAGAGTcaatcttgttttatttttatttatttatttatttattttggtcgaAGAGCCACTCTTGTTCAAATGCCATGGGTTTCATCATTGAGTATATGAGGAAGTGGTTGCATTTTGAGGAAAAATGCTTTGTGAGAATGGACAAAATAAGTGAGCTTTTGATGTTTAAAATTCGGAGTCAATTTGGTTGTGATCTATTAAAAATATGTGCATCACTCCGTAAAATTATGCACTGGTATTACAGACCCAGTCTAAATATTGATAACTGGATTAGATGGTTATTAGTCTTGCTTAGCTATTGAGAATGCATATTGCAGTTACCTGTTTCTACTCTCATGCCCCTTCAATAGTTTTCTACTAATTTGACATCAACCATCTATGTTTAGAGAAGGATCTGTTCGTGGATTTGGCATACGTGTGTCTCAGTCTGCTGAAGGTTCAGATTCTTGGGTGGATGATCCAGTTACGCGTCATGTCATTAGCATTTACATTAACAAAGAAGAGGCAAGAGAGAATTATCTGTTGTGGCCTTTGATTCTGCATATGAAGAGCCAGTTCTGCATCCTTGTACTGCCTTTGGTTGGGCCTGGACATTTAAATTCATATAAGGAACTATGTAAAAGATCTGATTGTGGCAATGCTGTTGGATGAGTGGATGGGAGTTTATCTTCACTCCTGCTTGATCTTCCATCAGTCACATGGTATGGTAAGTTACTCATTTTCTTAGTTAGTAGACATTagaaatatctctctctctctctctctcagttctATGGCATCAAACCATCAGTATACTTTGTGCTCTCTTGTTGTGCACTAGTAGTTAATAACCTATTCTTCTTGCTAATATTTCTGTCTAGCCTAACTAGATTGTTCTGTAAGTTAAAGGAAACAATTGGAGAATGCTTTGTAATGGTTAAAATGTTGAATGCAACGTGAAGACTGGTTTTGATAGATGGGAGTGTTTTTCTCATATCATGTTCCATATGGGATATGCCTGAGTTTTATCACCTTCCTTAACCAAAACGAAAAATTTTCTATCACATTGAACGTTCACTGTGATGTCCTATGCATTTGTTCTTTGTGAGGTTCTCCTTTCCAGTCCAGACAGATATAATTCCGATTAACAGGCATAGTTGTGCATTAGGCTTGTAGCAATGGAGTAATTGTCTCCAGATTGTGCTGGTTTGTAATTTATGTCATCGAGAATCATTTACATGCCTTTTCTTTCAGTCTGACTACCCTTGAATTACTGAATCCTATTTGAAGCATCGAATGATGGTGACCCAGCATTATCCATTGTCTCTCCTTTGATGGTTGTTGTATTTTCTCTCATTGgctatttgtttcctttttctcttttttgcagTGCATTCATCGTAGCACATGCCATTGGTGACATAATTTCTGGGGATATGGCTGAACCAGAAGTGATTGTGAATGCGTCCCCATCCGTGGGGGGGTTATTCGATTCCTTAACTGGCAGCATAGGTATATCTTCAAGACCAAAGCCTGTGGCCGCACCAGTTGCATCTTCAGCTCCCTCCAACACTTCTGTTGGTGCTTTCTCATCAGAGGCTATGAAAATTGGTTCAAGGCCATTGGATAAGGACGCACTAAGGACTTATATTAGTAGCTCGATGCCCTTTGGTCAGTGATGTTTACTCCGCTTATGACAGCCACTTTTGTCACCTTTTTCTTCTGAACTGTGCTTTTCATCTTTCTAGGATTGGCTAATGGTTTATTCGTTTCTATTCTTCAAATATAGGTACACCTTCGGATCTCAATGCTTCCAATATTTTCACTATCAAGCTTAATGGATTTTCTTCAGCAGATCTGCCTCCTGCAGATGTCAAACAGCCTGCATGGAAGCCGTATCTTTACAAGGGGAAGCAGAAAATACTTTTTACTATTCATGAAACTGTCGCTGCTGCCTTGTATGATCGTGATGAAATTCCAGATAGCATTTCAGTTTCAGGTCAGGTTAATTGCCGAGCAGAATTAGAAGGACTGCCTGATGTGTCTCTTCCTTTGATAGGACTAAATAGCAGTCGCATTGAGTCATTATCATTCCATCCATCTGCTCAAGTTCCGGAACAGGGTATGGATAAACAGTCTGTGATGTTTTCACCACCGTTGGGTAATTTTGTTCTGATGCGTTATCAAGCAACCTGTGGGCTTGGACCTCCCATAAAGGGATTCTATCAATTGTCGATGGTTTCGGAAGATGAAGGTGCATTTTTGTTCAAACTAAGTTTGATGGAAGGTTACAAGGCTCCTTTGACCATGGAATTTTGTACTCTGACAATGCCTTTTCCTAGGAGAAGGATTGTCTCTGTGGATGGAACTCCTTCAGTTGGAACTATTTTAACTACAGAGCATTCCGTTGAGTGGAAAATTTTAGTAAGTGGACGAGGTCTTGTTGGAAAAAGCATTGAAGCTACCTTCCCAGGGACAGTTACGTTTGCACCGTGGCAAACTCAAAGGTTCCCTTTTACGAAATCGTTTTCTGGAAGCATGGAAGAGGAAGATAGTGATGTCGACACAGAACCCACCAATAACATGGTCAATGTGGAGGAATTTCTGATGAAGAAAATGACCAAGGATCTCCCTCCAGTTGATTTGGAGGAACCATTTTGCTGGCAGGCATACAATTATGCTAAAGTATGAATGTCTTGTTTCACTTGGATGTTAGTTTACGCAGTTTATTTTCTTGTGATGCATCATGCATTTACGGTTTCATGTATGTGGCTCTGTGTGCATTGACAAAAGCCACTCCTTTCTTATAAAGTGGAGTTCACTGGTCGTCTTTTCTTCTGCCAAGATAAACCCTACTCACTCTATGCAGAATAGGTATTCATGAAATGGTTTTCTTAGCTTAGTATTGTTTGTCTATGTGAAACTGTGTCGGTCCACTCTTGACGGTACTGGGCTGTTCAGCCAATTATACTTGTTTGTGGTGTGAATGGAAAAGGGAACTCATTCATTGGTGAACCACTTATGCAACCAATCCCATGCGTTTTCTGTTAGATATGTGAGGTGGGGAATTAATCATAGAGAAGCCTTGCTGCAGATGTCATAGAGTTAGCAtgccaaaaaaatagtttgccaCCAGTAATTTGGTTGAAGATTATTCAAGATGTTTTG
The genomic region above belongs to Rhodamnia argentea isolate NSW1041297 chromosome 6, ASM2092103v1, whole genome shotgun sequence and contains:
- the LOC125315395 gene encoding putative disease resistance protein RGA4; the encoded protein is MACRKEEEIQDPDMLAIGKEIARKCSGVPPVVRTVGSLLFFKKTKLEWLHFKEKELPEVSQREDRIMSILRLSYYHLPSHLKQCFALCSLFPKDYEIKKQTLVNLWVAEGFIEPSNRSQHLDDIAHGYFMDLLWSNFFQDFQRDPFTEVETCKMHDLMHDLACLVAGTECWVAWDDTKSVLKRTRRISHGLTFNVIGELPISRFRASTLRTFFSVVPKPMYGEMEQREPTSEADLRLIIQSCKSLRILDVYATNVKKVPRSICKLKHLTYLDCSHNSALKRLPDSITRLQNLQTLNLYGCSALEELPRGIRELVSFRNLYIDDCQKLSYMPCELGQLSSLHRLTHFILPKDKTLAKNYCGLGELNGLNNIRGSLSIENLKHVSDVVAESKAANLIGKSSLESLELHWGYLESDDAVTRDRDEALLDGLRPHSNLQKLKIDGYEGESFPRWMMNSLVISLPNLVEQGLKSLWSVDIRCVPKLASLPQWLLQLSDLHLLSIRNCLNLKALPEQIEALQSLQWLEIIRCPSLTSLPKGMRGLASLNHLRIAGCMDLEERCKEDAGEDWYKIAHIPHVSHQLRSYD
- the LOC115748471 gene encoding LOW QUALITY PROTEIN: AP-5 complex subunit mu-like (The sequence of the model RefSeq protein was modified relative to this genomic sequence to represent the inferred CDS: substituted 1 base at 1 genomic stop codon); this encodes MPTTGCSIRALWILNSHDAVVFSRRFPVVEKRWRAACKSENEHNGGSFDGGALPYLPSDSELASSFAERKKREGSVRGFGIRVSQSAEGSDSWVDDPVTRHVISIYINKEEARENYLLWPLILHMKSQFCILVLPLVGPGHLNSYKELCKRSDCGNAVGXVDGSLSSLLLDLPSVTCAFIVAHAIGDIISGDMAEPEVIVNASPSVGGLFDSLTGSIGISSRPKPVAAPVASSAPSNTSVGAFSSEAMKIGSRPLDKDALRTYISSSMPFGTPSDLNASNIFTIKLNGFSSADLPPADVKQPAWKPYLYKGKQKILFTIHETVAAALYDRDEIPDSISVSGQVNCRAELEGLPDVSLPLIGLNSSRIESLSFHPSAQVPEQGMDKQSVMFSPPLGNFVLMRYQATCGLGPPIKGFYQLSMVSEDEGAFLFKLSLMEGYKAPLTMEFCTLTMPFPRRRIVSVDGTPSVGTILTTEHSVEWKILVSGRGLVGKSIEATFPGTVTFAPWQTQRFPFTKSFSGSMEEEDSDVDTEPTNNMVNVEEFLMKKMTKDLPPVDLEEPFCWQAYNYAKVSFRIAGAPLSGISIDPKSVSIYPSVKAPVEFSIQVTAGDYILWNTLGRCPSVAMPK